A region from the Wansuia hejianensis genome encodes:
- a CDS encoding RNA-binding S4 domain-containing protein, with protein MEIIKIKDDFIKLGQAMKLAGLADEGAEAKSLIQDGLVKVNGETDARRGRKLYEGDIFSFDGKDVKIVK; from the coding sequence ATGGAAATAATTAAAATAAAAGACGATTTTATTAAGCTGGGCCAGGCGATGAAGCTGGCCGGCCTGGCAGATGAAGGGGCAGAAGCGAAATCTCTGATACAGGACGGCCTTGTGAAGGTGAACGGGGAGACGGACGCCAGACGGGGCAGGAAACTCTATGAGGGAGATATTTTTTCCTTTGATGGAAAAGACGTAAAAATCGTTAAGTGA
- the recF gene encoding DNA replication/repair protein RecF (All proteins in this family for which functions are known are DNA-binding proteins that assist the filamentation of RecA onto DNA for the initiation of recombination or recombinational repair.), with amino-acid sequence MFIESLELKNFRNYSSLSLSFDEGTNIFYGDNAQGKTNILEAIYLCGTTKSHKGSKDREIIQFQEDESHIRMILNKNNVRHKIDMHLKKNKAKGVAIDGLPIRKASELFGIVNLVFFSPEDLNIIKNGPMERRKFMDSELCQLNKFYLLQLMNYNKVVIQRNKLLKDLPFTGSLKDTLDIWDDQMVFYGTSLIEEREKFILQINNILREIHLNLTGGKEEIQLIYEPNVKKEDLKKQLFQGRDRDLKFKLSSVGPHRDDFCIRVNGIDIRRFGSQGQQRSAALSLKLSEIYLVKNIIKDKPVLLLDDVLSELDSSRQNYLLKSIDRIQTFITCTGMDEFIHNQFTVNKVFEIVNGTVQNQ; translated from the coding sequence ATGTTTATAGAGTCTTTGGAATTAAAAAATTTCAGGAATTACAGCTCTCTGAGCCTTTCTTTTGACGAGGGAACAAATATTTTCTACGGTGACAACGCTCAGGGCAAGACGAATATTCTGGAAGCCATATATCTCTGTGGAACCACAAAGTCCCATAAAGGGAGTAAAGACAGAGAAATTATACAGTTTCAGGAAGACGAATCCCATATCCGTATGATTCTAAATAAAAACAATGTCAGGCACAAGATAGACATGCATCTGAAAAAAAATAAGGCTAAGGGTGTGGCGATCGACGGTTTGCCGATCAGAAAAGCTTCCGAACTTTTCGGCATTGTAAATCTGGTGTTTTTTTCTCCTGAGGATCTGAATATTATAAAAAATGGTCCTATGGAACGGCGGAAATTCATGGACAGTGAATTGTGTCAGTTGAATAAATTTTATCTGCTGCAGCTGATGAATTACAATAAAGTTGTCATTCAGAGAAATAAATTGTTAAAGGATCTTCCATTTACCGGTTCCTTGAAGGATACTCTGGACATCTGGGATGACCAGATGGTTTTTTACGGTACAAGCCTGATCGAAGAGCGAGAAAAATTTATACTTCAAATTAACAACATACTAAGGGAAATACATTTGAACCTGACAGGCGGTAAAGAAGAAATTCAGTTGATTTACGAACCAAATGTGAAAAAAGAGGATTTAAAAAAACAGCTTTTTCAGGGCAGGGACAGAGATCTTAAGTTCAAGCTTTCTTCTGTAGGGCCCCACAGGGATGATTTTTGTATCAGAGTGAATGGAATAGATATCCGCAGGTTCGGGTCTCAGGGACAACAGAGAAGTGCTGCCCTGTCATTGAAGCTGTCGGAAATTTATCTTGTTAAAAATATTATCAAGGATAAGCCGGTGCTTCTTCTGGACGATGTGTTATCAGAATTAGACAGCAGCCGTCAGAATTATCTTTTGAAGAGCATTGACCGTATTCAGACATTTATAACCTGTACAGGTATGGATGAATTTATACATAATCAATTTACAGTTAATAAAGTTTTTGAAATAGTAAATGGAACAGTTCAGAATCAGTAA